The Verrucomicrobiota bacterium DNA window AGAGTTAGTATCAGAGAATGGCCATGGGGATTCGGTGCCGGCCAACGCAACGACCTTCGGGCTACCTTCTTTGGGATGTGCCCAGACACCGTCATCGATAAAGAGTGGATGATTTAATTATCCTAAATAACCAACCGTGCCGTCATTGCTGATTACTGGGACTGAAACGTTTACAAACGGTTGCTCCGTTCCCGGTGCGTTGGATCCGTACGTTATCGCGACTATTTCACTGGCCGCATCGTCCGCGTAGACTGTGTGGCACAAGGTGAAACCTAGGGCAATCAGGTAGAAGCTAAAGGTTATTTGTAGGGATAACGGCTTATGCCGGACGCGAACCATGGTAGGAAAAAGTAGATCCATCCCAGAAAACGAACAAGTTAAAATTGGTTAGGAGCGATGTCAAACCTCGAAGAATAGGTCTATTTCACCGCTTCTCGCCAAGTTGCCCATTCGTTGCGGAGACGTTGAAGTTGATTTTGATAGCGTGGCTCGCCAGCGAGGTTGACTGTTTCGTTGGGATCGATGTCCAGGTCGTAGAGTTCTTCCCAGCGAGCGGTTCCTTTCTCTTCTTCTCCAGGGACGAGGTAGCGGGCGTATTTCCAGCGTTCATCGCGATAGCCCTCACTGAGAGCGATGCGACCTTGGGCTGTGAACCAATGCTCGTAAAAGAAAGAGCTGCGCCAGTCGGTTGGTACGGCGCCATCTACCAAAGGCTTGAGGTTGACGCCTTGCATCCCTTTCGGAACAGAGACACCGGCGTATTCAAGTAGAGTGGGGGCCATGTCTATGGCCAGGGCCATTTCCTCTCGGGATGTGCCGCTCTGAGATGGATCCAGTCGAGGATCGTAAATGATTAATGGGATACGGATGGAAACTTCATGAGGTGTCCACTTTCCGGCAAAGCCGTATTCTCCCAGAAAGAAACCATGGTCGGAGGTAAACAGGATGACAGTGTTGTCGGCAAAGCCCTGTTTCTCCAGTTGCTCCCGAATCCGACCAACAACTACATCGACGCCCGTGATGAGGCGGTAATAATCTTTGACCGACTTCTGGAAAGTTTCTGGTGAACGGAAGCGAATGGCCCAACGGTCGCGATTGATGCTGTTCTTTAAAAAGTCGGGCATGCGGTCATGGTATTCCGCGGCTGCTGTGTATGGTCGTGGCATCGTGATGTCGCTGTAGAGATCGGCAAATGCAGGATCGGAAGGAAATTGATCGGAATAAATGTCAGCCGAATCCTGAACGTGGGCAGCCTTGAAACTAATGGATAAATGGAAGGGTGTACGGGTATCGCAGCCCTCCAGGAATTCAATCGCTTGATCTCCCATCTTGGCTGTGAGGTGCTGGCCTTTCTTTTCCTTTACGTCCCCTTCAAAGTAATGGCTTTGACCGGGAAACCCTTTGTTGAAGTCGAGAATACCGTCGGCCTGCTTTGGATCGCCAACACCCCACTTTCCGATAAATCCGGTTCGATACCCGGCTTTTTTGAGTTGAGCAAGATAGGTGTTGCTCAACTGTTCGGCGGTAAAGTCGTTGCCAAAGTTTATGATCCCGTGGCGCGCGGCGTATTGTCCGGTGAACACGCAAGCCCGGTTGGTCATACAAATGGCTGTGGTGACAAACGCGTTTTTAAACAGCACGCCTTGGGAAGCCATCTTGTCAATATTCGGGGTCTGGATGATGGAATTCCCCATGCAACCCAACGTGTCGGCCCGCTGATCATCCGTCATCAAGTAGATGATGTTTGGATTCGACCCGCTCACCACAGATGAATGGTCGGCAGCGAAGAGCTGAGAATAAAGAGCTATAAGGAGGAATGGGAGTAATCG harbors:
- a CDS encoding sulfatase, translated to MFSYKALRLLPFLLIALYSQLFAADHSSVVSGSNPNIIYLMTDDQRADTLGCMGNSIIQTPNIDKMASQGVLFKNAFVTTAICMTNRACVFTGQYAARHGIINFGNDFTAEQLSNTYLAQLKKAGYRTGFIGKWGVGDPKQADGILDFNKGFPGQSHYFEGDVKEKKGQHLTAKMGDQAIEFLEGCDTRTPFHLSISFKAAHVQDSADIYSDQFPSDPAFADLYSDITMPRPYTAAAEYHDRMPDFLKNSINRDRWAIRFRSPETFQKSVKDYYRLITGVDVVVGRIREQLEKQGFADNTVILFTSDHGFFLGEYGFAGKWTPHEVSIRIPLIIYDPRLDPSQSGTSREEMALAIDMAPTLLEYAGVSVPKGMQGVNLKPLVDGAVPTDWRSSFFYEHWFTAQGRIALSEGYRDERWKYARYLVPGEEEKGTARWEELYDLDIDPNETVNLAGEPRYQNQLQRLRNEWATWREAVK